In a single window of the Raphanus sativus cultivar WK10039 chromosome 9, ASM80110v3, whole genome shotgun sequence genome:
- the LOC130500105 gene encoding uncharacterized protein LOC130500105: protein MPHKFSFPSIKIYKGTGDPDNHVAQYKQRMLAETTPREAREATICKGFGSTLTGPALQWYINLPTKSIRSFAALSDKFAEQFTSSRNLEKKSDDLYEVLQRRNEPLRSYIARFNQEKVAIPECNADTAISAFKRGLLPEGDLYKELTEYKCRTMEDVLSRAWAQVRWEEDVESRAKAYRSTIRSPQSQLGTTTMRPSIPCLIRRLLIQAGADTKTVICLDPKG, encoded by the coding sequence ATGCCGCACAAGTTCTCCTTCCCGAGCATAAAGATTTACAAAGGTACCGGAGATCCCGACAATCACGTTgctcagtacaagcaacgcatgctagcTGAAACAACCCCTAGAGAAGCAAGGGAAGCTACCATTTGCAAAGGATTTGGATCAACCCTGACCGGTCCTGCTCTTCAATGGTACATTAATCTTCCTACCAAGTCCATTAGGTCTtttgcagcccttagcgatAAGTTTGCAGAGCAATTCACCAGTAGCCGCAATCTAGAGAAAAAATCGGATGATCTTTATGAAGTCCTCCAGCGTAGGAATGAACCCTTGCGTTCCTACATAGCACGCTTCAACCAAGAGAAGGTTGCCATCCCCgagtgcaacgctgatacggctatctcagccttTAAACGGGGCCTACTCCCGGAAGGAGATCTCTACAAGGAGCTGACCGAGTACAAGTGCAGGACTATGGAAGATGTATTATCTCGcgcttgggctcaagtaagatgGGAAGAGGACGTCGAAAGCAGGGCAAAGGCTTACCGAAGCACAATCAGAAGTCCTCAAAGCCAACTAGGAACGACCACAATGAGGCCTTCCATCCCATGTCTGATAAGGAGACTATTAATCCAGGCTGGGGCAGATACCAAAACCGTCATTTGCCTTGATCCGAAGGGATGA